The nucleotide sequence CCGCgcgcggaggggaggggagcggggggggggggtggcgctcAGGGGGTCTCGGGAGACCAGGTGCACAAACCGAGAAATCATTTCTATACAGCGCCAGTTTACAGCCATACCTACGGATTCCCCGAACCAAATCTCTAGCATACAGAAACGAACCTTGCTTAGGGGATACTGAGAAGTTTGATTACCCAAAATATCAATCACTAGGCAGCTCTCTGACGCCTTTAAgtcctggttttaaaaaaaaaaaaaataagttcaatcCCTTTCTCCCAACAATTCtctacaggaaaaacaaaacaaaacaaaacaaacacaaaacacaacAACCCTCCACAACTGCAAATAGTAGGCATCCGTTTACTTATGTACCTAATGGAATTCGAGACGTGCCAAGGAAATAGTCATTTTTCAACTTCATTAACTGGTCTCTCTGCCCTACGAGTGAGAACAAGTCATAGTGAAATCAAATCACTCAGAAAGGGAGCTAGGAACAATTTTTCGCGAAGAATTAaagtgtagggcagcccgggtggctcagcgggttggcggctgccttcggcccagggcgtgaccctggagacccggggtcgagtcccacgtcgagtcccacgtcgggctccctacgtggagcctgcttctccctctgccgtgtctctcacgaataaataaataaataaaatctttttttaaaaaaaattaaggtgcaTGGAGAACGGCAGGCGCGTTTTCCCCTCTCACCGGTGGGTCGCACTGTTCAAATGTCTTTGCTCATCAAGTTTAACTGAATCAGAAAATGGGAGGAGCGGGCCGACCATCCGACAGCAGGAAACACGCGGAATCGATCCGTGACTCGGCGGGGAACCGGCTTTCGTCAGCGGTTCCTCCTGGTGGGCGTGGACAAGTCATCTCACCCTCTCGGGCTTCTGTTTCCCACCGCTGGGCGGAGATACCTGCCGGTCGCCGCCTTTCCAGCCGCCCCCGGGGCGCCTCACAACCTGCCCTTTCACCCCGCGCCTCTCTGCGCCTGCGTCGAAGAAGCGCCCGCACTTCATTGCCTCTGTTAGCTTCCTCTGCGCAGGCGCCAAGTTTCCCCGCTCCGTCTCctgcggtggggggaggggcgggactTCCTGTCCCCCGTAGGGCTCCGCCGGAAGTGACGGCGAGCGAATCGGCGTGCGCCGGGCCTGGAACCGGGTAAGGTGGCGGTGCTCATTGCTGCCTCTAGGCCTCAAAGATGCCGGGCCTGGCGGCCGCAAGCCCTGCCCCATCTGACTCACAGGAGAAGAAGCCGCTGAAGCCCTGCTGCGCCTGCCCGGAGACCAAGAAGGCGCGCGATGCGTGGTCAGTGCGCAagcgggagggggcggcgggcagGTGCCTCCGTACCCCGCTCGGCCTCGGGCTCGTACCGGACCCGGCTCGCTGTGCTGCGCCCTTGGGAGTTGTAGGGCGCCGTGGGCTGTGGGCCGGCTGTCCCCGTAGCCCAGCCGGGGGACGTGGACGAAGCGGGCTCGCTTCACCCGTTCAGCTTTTCTGCAAAGGGTCTTTGAGCATCTGTTACGCGTCAAGTGCTGCCCTTCGGTCTCCTAAATACGTAGAAATAGATGAAAGATGCGAATTGACTTAAAAAGGAGCTTAAAATTAATGGAAGTCTATACTAATGATTGCTGTTACCACCCGGTACGGGGTAGGAGAGAAGACTTGGCAAGATCGAAGAGTAAAAGTTTTCTGGTAAAATTTTAGCACAGCGGGACCCGGTTACGTGTCTTAAAAGTACTGGAGTCCCCCTTGCCTCTTCTCCTCCATCATCTTTggagagatgaatgaaaaaaatcatctgtGAAGCAGGGTGACACCGTGTTGAGAATAGTACATCTAAATTACCAATTACCATCAACCCACGGAAGGTTtcgtttcttttcatttgatacCGCCTCCGTTGTGGACTGTGGAACAAATCTCATTCGGGGGGAATGGGCAGAAAATGTGAATGCAcacctctccctccagcccctttTTTATcctcacaccaaaaaaaaaaaaaaaaaattcaaaagtggCATAGTGCGGTTAAGTTGTAAGGAGCTTAGTGCTTTTTATTACTGCTCGATACTTCGCAAATAATACCGCGAAAGAATCGAAAGGCGACAGTCTGATGCAGAAATGGCTTTCCTGGTTTACAGTAAGTGCTTATTGAATCTTAAAAAGAGCCCGGAGTCATGACTGAGAGCCTGAGATGCAGAGTCAAGGTTTGATTTGAATCCTTGGTCCaccagctttgtgaccttgagcaaatcacttaagGTACCTGCGTCCTgtgtctgtaaaatgggtctaATAAAAGTGTCCGCCTCTAGGATTACTGTACAGGTCAATGATACAAGCCACAGAGGGCCTCGCCAGCTGTTCTCTTCACAGGGGGCTCTATCCCCAGCATCCCTTCATCTGCAGGCAGCCCTTGAGCTATTGAAGGATgtatggtctttctttctttctttctttctttctttctttctttctttctttctttctttctttctttctttctggatggTCTTTAAAGAAGGAAAACCTATCCTTCCGATTGTTTTCGTGTTAGTTGCCTCAGACCACTATGCACAAATATCTATAGTCAGTAGTCagttttttcttataattaaattCGGCTTAACTTCATCTTTACTAAAATTGCCTTTTCAGGCCCTAGAAGTCAAGCTGTATGGTCCTAGTTTTTACTTTGTGCATCCTACAAATAGAAAGTTCTTTGATCATCATGAGGGAGGCTCATTAGGCTGCTGTTGGCTGGCAGATCTTGATGTTTATGTGGTTGGGTGTATTTTGATTAGAAGGAGATTTATTTGGGTCTATTTGAATGTAGGGCAGaatgaaaaatttaattattttatagtagGCAAATTGAAGGTAAATGTTCAGATGGTTTATTTCATTAGAGAACTATGTATGTTCCTTGGATATAAGCTAGAGGCAATATTTGATAGGCataattatttcttctaattAGATTCTCCCTAAAAGCTAGTTGTCTGTGGAATATCTTCATGGGCACAGAAATATTACAAAAGCCAATAAAAACAAAGCCATTCGGtgtaatagcattttttttttaaagctccagctactgttggcaaatcaaactccaataaaaagataaatacaaaaatgaagaaataaaaaagtaaagcttCAGCTACATTCCATCAGACCCATGTTCTGTCTCACCCCCCATCACTATCATGCTGCTTGTTTACTAGTAATGTACTTAATGCCTACTTTGTTAGATAACaagtacattttgttttatagcATCATTGAGAAAGGAGAGGAGCACTGTGGACACCTAATTGAGGCCCACAAGGAGTGCATGAGAGCCCTGGGATTTAAGATATGAAATGGTGAGcgtgatactttctttttttttttttttttttttttatgatagtcacagagagagagagaggcagagacacaggcagagcgagaagcaggctccatgcactgggagcccgacgtgggattcgatcccgggtctccaggatcgcgccctgggccaaaggcaagcgccaaaccgctgcgccaccagggatccctttttttttttttttttttttttttatggcgtGATACTTTCTGATTGGGAAGATAATACATAAGCTTATTGCTTCAAATTTGTGCTTTGCATATTTAGCAGTCATTGGGCAAGCTTCCATTCAAAGTGTAGTTCACCTGGTTAAGATGCTCAAgtctcacttaaaaataattttcagtttctAATGTAGGGACTAAATGATGCTAATAAGTTGAGAGGCATTCAGTGGATTTGGGGAGGgagaatttatcttttaaaacaggGTTTGATAAAAGCCTTTAGAGTTACGTCAGAGTCAGAAGAGATAATAATTTAAGAAGCTCAGAATGTTCAGTTGTCTGACTTAAaggaactaaaaagaaaataatctttactTCTTGTCTCTGAAgtgggtctttatttttttaaggattttgtttctttgacagagaggacaagcagggggaatgggagagggagaagcagactcctcacggagcagggagccagatgtagggctccatcccaggaccccaggatcatgagccgaaggcagatgcttaaccaactgagccacccaggtgccctgttgtgGGTCTTTAGTAGGAGCTTTTAAATAGGGAGTAGGCAATACATGGAAGCATTGCTTtctgcaaaagaaaaaggaattctcaCTATTTCTTTTGTACTAGGCTTCTAATAATACTACAAcctcagacctttttttttttttttttttaagaactttgaaCCTAAATTTTAATGCTGAAAGGGACCTTAAATTATACAGTCCCACAAATAAATGATCTTTTGTTTGGAAGCTCTTTCTTCAGATAGCACCTGAATTCCCTCCCGCACTTCATTCAGGTCTCTGTTCAAAAGTCaccttatggggcacctgggtggctcaatcggttaagtgtctgccttcggcttaggtcattatcctggggtcctgagattgagcctctcatggggctcccagctcagtgaggaatctgcttctccttctcctctgcccctccccatcttgtgctttctctatctctcacattaataaataaaaaaaatttttaaagtctcattGGAAAAGCTTTGGCTCAACACTCCATCTGAAATAGCATCCCTTCTCCATCACTCTATCCCAGTACTGTCTGATAGAATTTTCTGTGATGGTGAAAATGTTCTGTACCTTCACTCTCCActgtggtagccactagccatatgtGATTATTGAGCCTCTGAAACATGGCTAGTAAAACTGAAGAagtgaatttttagttttctttattttaatttgaatagcCACAAATGGCTAGTGGCTACACTATCCTTAACATCACTGCTTgcataatagatatttatttaatatctgcATTGCTTTACTCCAAGTAGAATATAAACTCTGAGAAAGTAAGAATTTTTGCTTTACTCACTGTCATATCCCTATaactatgcctggcacatagtaggtgctcaacagaGAGttgttaattaaatgaataaataaatgaggaactAAGGCCTGTAGGTATGGAATGGCTCCCAAAGTGAGTTAGCAAGATCAGAACTGGAGCCTCTGTCTCCAGGCAGACTTCTTTGCTTTTTGCCCACCCCTCCCACCGCCCAACATCCACACCACACCACCACTTTTAACTTAATAATAGCTGAGAGATAATGCCAAAGTCACATACCAATATAACAGCAATAGaaagtctggcttctttccctttcacctctctcctgcctctttaGAATTTCACATATGGCTAGTCTTCTTTGAGCTGtaaaaaaaaggacagataaGGAACCTGTTCCAAGCTGATAAGAAATACCACTATGTAGTGGAAAATAGTCTAGGCTGAAAGCCCTGAGACTTAATTTTGGTTCTCTGGACCTCTAGCTTAGCATGTATTCTACTTCAGCTACATTTAACATTCAAGACACTAATCctctctggattttatttttttaatttataaaaagagaaCCATAATacattttgtgattttatatatggTATGGTATATCTACTCTGTGTGTACATGACATACTTAAGTggctttatttataaagatttttttaaaatgtatttattcatgagagacagagagaggcagagacctcgagggagaagcagcctcctcacagagagcccgataggggactccatccccagacctgggatgacaccctgagccaaaggcagatgttcaaccgctgagacacccaggcgtgtCTCTTAAGTGGCATTCTTTAAATCCTATGGTgaatcattttgtaaaataagtaagtttgggtgtatgtgtgtggaggggggtgTTCTTTAAAAGAGTgagtttacttattatttttaaagacctaaaATCTTAACATTTATACATAGTTTCCTTGTTCATAATCTAACTTTCTTCCTAGGTTGTTGTGTAAACTTTTTGCTAATGCCAAGCCTGTCCTGATAAAAAGGgtgatttaggggcacctgggtacctcagtcagttaagtgtcagcctttggctcaggtcatcatcccagggtcctagggtccagccctgcattgggctccccacttggttcaaagagtctgcttcttgctctaCCCCAtagcccctgcttgtgctcacacacactctctctctctcaagtaaaataaataaaatcttttttaaaaaattaaaagggtgATTTTTTAAGGGTGCTACAACTGTTGTCATACTTAACATGAATTCACAAGGACTCAAAGATGTCCTAGTTGTCTTTATATTATTGGGACAAAGAATGAGAGTGATTCCTATATACTTGATTTGTGTGTAGAAGAAAATGCAAGAGCTTTGGACTTACAAGACCTGGTGTTTAACTGTGTGGTCTTCGTCAAGTCCTTAACTTTCTGAACCTTAGTTTTACTTCACAGAGtcattgtgatgattaaatgacaGGTGTATGAATAGGATTTGTAAACTATCAGATAGAAACCAGAACGGAATAGCCCATATCTTGGGAATTGTGGATAGCAGACATTCAGTTGAGGTCTGTTGAATATATGACCTGATTATGTATTTTTGAACCCTGGTTATGAGGAGAGCAGTCTGAATCCACATACGGCCTTCTTAGAATTCAAATGTCATGTTTTCGTTTTCGGCATGATAGTACTTTTGGAAAAGGAACAGGTGTTTGGATCTCCTTTGGTCCCAGGTGTCCTGTTTCCCCAACTCCCATTGGGAAATGGACAAAcagtgaagtaaaaataaaaagaccgtgaagttaaaaaaaaaaaaaaaaaaaaaaaaaaaagacttgctcaAGCTAAGAATGGCTAGCTGGTGGAATTAACACTAAGAGTGTAGGTCTtttatgttctctatttttttttttatgttctctaAAACACACTTTAGACTTCATTCCTTGCACTTAATGAGATCTTATTGCCAACATACTCATTTTTAGGAATGCACATAGTTTTGATCTTCAATCCTAAAACCTTATGAATGCAAATTAAAGACCTATTGTTGAAATGTGTTGGTACATATAACTCAGTAACCAGCTTATTGGCTGTAAAACCCAGTACTACTGTCTACATTGTTATAAGATAAACCTAAGTTGGTATCTCTTAGACTTAGACCACATTTTTCTGAGGATAGCTTTAAAGGAAACCTAGTTTTGACACCTAGATCTTCCCAGTAATGATCACAAAAGTTATTTAATTCAAAAAcctttgtagggatccctgggtggcgcagcggtttggcacctgcctttggcccagggcgcgatcctggagacccgggattgaatcccacgttgggctcccagtgcatggagcctgcttctccctctgcctatgtctctgcctctctctctctctctgtgtgactatcataaataaataaaaattaaaaaaataaataaataaacttgagattaaaaaaaaaaaaaacctttgtagATTTTAATGCCATATCCTAAGTAAGATAGGTCTTATTGTACCTTGAATTTAGTAGCCTAAAAGTAGGCTACATTCAACCAGAGGTGTACCTTGTAATCACCTAAggactgttttccaaaattcaCATGCCCTGGGCCTTGATCTGTTCCTGTTGACTCAGAAACTCCTAGATAATTTTCACATGTAACCTTCTTTAAGAACCACTGGGTTTAAGCTGAAGAAGTAGCCGGGGTATTGCTAAATATAAACTATCTAAATATTTAATGGTAGCAAAGGCAGAAACTTGAAAACTACTCCTAAGGAAAAATAAGTGTGTGATGGTGGTGATTTTTGACACTTTCTTCTATCTTAAGATTCTTACTGAAAGAAACTAGAGGAACTGAGAACCTGcttaaaaatgtaaagaggaaATGGTAGCTAGTATCTTGCTGACTTCAGGAGTCAGAAGGAACCCTGAGAACTCAGTTTGGGGGCTAAAATcattgaaggaaaatgaaaggacTAGCACTGAGTAGTGGAGATACTCAGTAGTTACTGTTTAACAGAACATAATAGTTGGTTAAAATGTGCTgatttcacacacatacacaactgATTATGTATGAAAATATCCCAAGAAAATCCAGAAAAGGTGTTATTTCTTGCTATTCAAACttatattcattcaatatatatttattgttgaaTACCCTAGAAAATGCCAGCATGAGAAAGACAGGGTCTCTTTTGTCGAGGACTTTCTACCCAGATATATAACCAAGAGGTTTACACCCAGAGGCTTTCGGGATAGCCCCTCCTGATACATAGTTAGTGGTAAAAGAGGCAGCAGTACTATGGATTGCTATCTCTTACAGTGTTGAGTGGCTCCTGTTTTGCTTATCTTTCCTGCTCAGTCCTTTCCTTAAGTGTATTCTTCCTTTGAGCCTTTTAGAAAAAGTTTAGATGTTTGTATTATTGATGAGGCTTACCTTTTCTAAACCACACGCAGGGAATAATAGCTAGATGAAGGAAGAAGCACTTGCTTTGGGTTTGAAGAGTTGTCTGACCCAGATTATTTAGTTAACTGTTTTAAGCATTGTTCTCTGTCTTCTGGAATAGGGGCTGGGAGTTGGGGTGGGTGAGAACAACATGGATAGAAGCCTGATACTGCTTGACTTAGACCAGCAAACCTATCCTccactattttccttttctgatttctaAATAGATTTCAAAAGGGTTACCCATATTTTGCTCTGGGGATAAAGTGAGTAACTTTCCACAGGAAGTGCCTTGTATGCAGAGCTGACCTTCTGCCTTCCACTTCATGGGTCTTTGCCAAACATACTTGAATCAGCAAGGAGGGCTTTGCAAGTCTCTTATCTTGACTATCTGTAAAAATAAACTGCCCTAGTCTTTTGGGGAAGAgattttttagtaaataaatacaGAGTTTTTAACAAAGActtctaaagattaaaaaaagtacTGGATTGAATAGTTTCAGTGATGTTTTTTAGTTAgacaaaattagaatttaaaactgTAGAGTTTTTTAATTCTAAACTGTGGTTTAGAATAATTGTGGCAATTGGTTAATAGTAGGTGGATGAGACATTCATTTCTAGTGGTCTTAATTCCCTAATTCCATAGCTGTAGCACGATGTTTGAAATctaattttctaatataaatttttttttgtaggtggTTTACTCTGTAAATGAATAATCCTTGAAGAATGAAGAAGATTGAatagttttgagaattctttgaggaactttgataaatggaaaaagtatttataatttattaaaaaaaataaaggaaaatatcacTGGTCAGAAATCTTcaggtgtgttttctttttgtgttccATACATCCCTACATGGCACTTACTTATTTTCCTTAAAggatatagtatttttttaaaaaaaaactcataatatTAGTTCCTTCTGTTCTTGTGTCATTCTGGGAACTCTAGATACTCCTGTTGTAAGGAGAAAGTAAATACTAATCTCGTTTAGTGAAATCTCCAAAATGAAGGGCATAGAAGTAAGGAAATACCCTTTACCAATTCAGAATGAGTATGGTAGCCATACCATACCATCTcattcaatgttttgtttttcatttttaacttactTAAAGGCAAGAGGTAGACAAGCCTTCAGTCTTCATGCTTTAtatcattattgttattcttggctagttctctctctctttctcggttttttttttttttttggttttttttttttctttttttagttctctCTTTTGGGAAAGTTATTTGTTTAGATTTTGGACCACGTTAGGGTGCCTTGGCTTAGAAGATCTCAACTGTTTGGCATGATTAATCTGTAGATGTCTAGTTACATTTT is from Canis lupus baileyi chromosome 35, mCanLup2.hap1, whole genome shotgun sequence and encodes:
- the COX17 gene encoding cytochrome c oxidase copper chaperone; this encodes MPGLAAASPAPSDSQEKKPLKPCCACPETKKARDACIIEKGEEHCGHLIEAHKECMRALGFKI